The nucleotide sequence CTAAACCCGATGTAGCAATTGTGGATATCGGCTTGCCCGATATGGATGGAATCGAACTAACCAGGCGATTTAAGCAAATGCTGGCTGAGTCAGATTCCCCTGAGCCATCCACCACTAAGGTCATGATTTTGACCATGAATGACAACGAGGATGCCGTTCTAGCAGCTTTTGCGGCTGGGGCTGACTCTTATTGCATGAAAGACGTGAATGTGGATAGGCTGCTAGAAGCGCTGAGAGTTACCAACGAAGGCAATAGCTGGATTGATCCAGCGATCGCTCGTGTGGTGCTGCAACAAACCCGCCAGCCTTCGTCTCAAACCGTTAGCAGCATCCCTAGCGAAATTCACACAGTTGCGATTAACGCTGCTGATGACGAATACAGCCAAATGATCGAGGCTTACCCCTTGACCGAGCGGGAGCTAGAAGTTCTAGAGCTAATTGTGGCAGGTTGTAGCAATGCGGCGATCGCCGAAAAACTCTACATCACGGTTGGCACTGTGAAAACCCACGTTCGCAACATCCTCAACAAACTCTGCGCGGATGACCGGACTCAAGCCGCAGTTCGCGCCCTCCGTTCTGGTCTAGTTGGCTAAACTAGCCGTTACTTTGTTTACTCTCCGGGCTGGAGCGACTAACCTCAAACTTCCTCCAGGCGAGAGTTTATCCTTTGTCCTGCCCATTTTAGTGACGCGATCGCAGTTCGTTCCGGTTGGTTATGGGTGGGACTTTTTTAGGCTCAAGTTTGCGCTGCGTAACCCGTTTTAACCTATACCCGTTTCTCTAGAATTTGGGTTTCATCTGTTAGGGTTCCCCTAATCTAGGGTACTTTTGAATTTGAGATGATGTGTGGCCGAGGTGCCGGGACCAGCTTGCAACTCGCTGCTCTGTTCTGTCCGCTTGTTT is from Trichocoleus sp. FACHB-46 and encodes:
- a CDS encoding response regulator transcription factor, whose product is MNEIQVALIEDHDLTRVGLRTALQQRGAVKVIGEAATGTEGLKLLETAKPDVAIVDIGLPDMDGIELTRRFKQMLAESDSPEPSTTKVMILTMNDNEDAVLAAFAAGADSYCMKDVNVDRLLEALRVTNEGNSWIDPAIARVVLQQTRQPSSQTVSSIPSEIHTVAINAADDEYSQMIEAYPLTERELEVLELIVAGCSNAAIAEKLYITVGTVKTHVRNILNKLCADDRTQAAVRALRSGLVG